The DNA sequence CGCTCATTATGGGGTTTGGCCGAGGCCACAACAAGAATTGACAAAGCGGAATGTTGCTGGCTTTGTGCGGGCATTTTGCGCCGCCTGGCCCGCGATTGCCGGGTTCTGCTGAATTGCGAGGGGGCGTCAAGCAAACAGCAAATTGGGACGGAAGAATGTCGCTTACGGAAACGATCGAAAAGAAGCTGATCGAGGCCTTCCATCCTGAACGGCTCATGGTCATCAACGAGAGCCACATGCATGCCGGCCATCAGCCGGGTTTCGATGGCAGCGGCGAATCCCATATGCGCGTGCGCATCGTTTCGAGCGCCTTTACCGGCATGAGCCGCGTCGCCCGTCATCGCGCCATCAACGATCTCCTGAAGCCGGAACTCGATGCCGGCCTGCACGCCCTTGCGGTCGAGCCCGCGGCTCCCGGCGAAGCGACCCGCTGGTAGCAATCAAGCCGTCGGAGCGGCACCGTCTTCCGCTGGGCGGATGCGCAGTTTGGTGATGCGGTTCTTCACCCGCTTCATCACGATGAAGCGTTTGCCGTGGAAGGTGAAGGCCTGGCGCTCCTCGGGAATGCTCTTGGACTCGTGGATCACCAGACCGGCAACCGTCGTTGCCTCCTCGTCCGGCAATGACCAGTCGAGCGCACGGTTGAGGTCGCGGATCGGCACCGAGCCGTCGACGACGATCGAGCCGTCGGCCTCCTGGCGCACGCCCTGGATATCGAGGTCGTGTTCGTCCGCAATGTCGCCGACGATTTCCTCCAGAATGTCTTCCAGCGTCACAAGGCCCTGAACCTGGCCGTACTCGTCGACGACGATCGCCAGATGCAGCTTGCGGCGGAGAAACGCGTTGAGCTGGTCCTTGAGGTTGGTCGTATCGGGCACAAACCACGGCTTCTGCGCGATCTTGACGATGTCGAGGTTCTCCGGCTCGACATTCGGCTCTGCGAGCGCTCGCAGGAGATCTTTGGAATGCACCACACCGATAATGTTGTCGGTCGAGCCACGCCAGAGCGGCAGCCGCGTAAACGGGCTTTCGAGGATGTCGCGGACACAGACCTCCGGCGGTTCCTCGGCGTTGATCGCGCGCATGCTGGTGCGGTGGATCATGATGTCGGAGACTTCGAGCTCGCCGAGATCGAGCACGCCGCCCAGCCGATCGCGGTCGGCCTTGATCACCGAGCCTTCCCGGTGCAGGAAATCCACCGCGCCGCGCAGTTCCTCGTGCGCCGAAAGCATCGACATATCGGCGGCAAGATTGACACCGAAGAGATTGAGCAGACGCCGGACGATGCCGTTGACGAGGCTGGAGACCGGCCCGACGATCGCGACGAAGGGCCGAACCAAGGGCGCAACAGCGAGCGCGAAGCGATCCGGCGAAGCAATCGCCCAGCTCTTCGGCAGAACCTCGGAGAAGATCACGAGCAGCACCGTCAGGGCCAGCGTCGCGATCGCCACGCCGCTATCGCCGAAAAGACCGATCAGCAGGCTCGTCGTCAACGACGACGCAAGGATGTTGACGAGACTGTTTCCGATCAGGAGCGTGCCGATCAGCCGGTCACGCCGTTCGATCAGCCGGTTGACGACGCCAGCGCGTTCCTCGCCATTGTTTTCGAGCGTATGCATGCGCGAGCGCGACGCGGCCGTCAGCGCAGTCTCGGATCCCGAGAAGAACGCCGACAGCACGAGCAGGCCGAAGACCGAGAGGATCGACAGCCAGTATTCAGCCAGAAAAGCTATAAAGGCTTCGCCGGTCATTGCGGATGTTTTTCCCTCAGGAAGCTCAATACCTCCGATGCCGGAACGTCATCGGCGACGAAGGATTGTCCGACGCCGCGCGTCAGGATGAAGGTGAGCTTGCCGCCCTTGACCTTCTTGTCCTGGGCGATCGCATCCATCAGCCGTTCGGCCGGGGGCAAGATACCCGGGATTTCCGACATGCGGGTCGGCAGGCCCACGGTCTTCAGATGGGTTTCGACACGGGCGGCATCGTCCGGGCTCGCAAGGTTCATGCGTGCCGAGAACTGATGCGCGAGCACCATGCCGATCGAAACGCCCTCGCCATGCACCAGCCGGGCGCTGTCATATTCGGTCGCCGCCTCGAGTGCATGGCCGAAGGTGTGGCCAAGATTGAGCAGCGCGCGCAAGCCATTCTCGCGCTCGTCCGCCGCAACGACATCGGCCTTGGCCTGGCAACTGACCGCGATCGCCTCGATCCGAGCCGCGCCCCCGGCAAAGACCGCCTGCCAGTTCTTTTCGAGCCAGGCAAAGAAATCCGGCTTGTCGATCAGTCCGTACTTCGCAACCTCGGCATAACCGGCGCGGAATTCGCGCTCACTCAGCGTGTCGAGCACGTCGGTATCGGCCAGCACCAGGTCTGGCTGATGGAAAACGCCGATCAGATTCTTGCCGTGCGGCGAATTGATACCGGTCTTGCCGCCGACCGAGGAATCGACCTGCGCCAGCAGCGAGGTCGGGATCTGGATGAACCGCGAGCCGCGACGCGCGATGCCGGCGGCAAAGCCGGTGAGGTCGCCGATGACGCCGCCGCCAAGCGCGATGACCGCATCGTTGCGCTCGATGCGGGCACCGAGCACGGTCTCGCAGACCGTGATCAGATGCTCATAACTCTTGGTCTTCTCGCCGGCCGGCAGCACGAGCGATACAGCGTCGATGTCGCGTCCCTTGAGGCTCGCCATCAGCGGCTCGAGATAGCGCGGCGCCACGTTCTCGTCGGTGATGACGGCCATCTTGCGCCCCTTGAGGCGGGCTGCGATCTCCTGGCCGGCGGCGGCAATCAGCCCGGGGCCGATCAGGATATCGTAGGAACGGTCACCGAGATCGACGCGGACCTTGCGTTCTGCGGCGGGCGCAACATGGCTATTCATGGTTTCTCTTGTCCTGGTATTCGATGACGGCGGTGAGAACGTCTTCCACCATCGTCTCTTTCTTCACATCGCGTGACAGTACCGTCAGATCGGCTTCCGAGTAGATCGGGTAGCGCGCGTTCATCAGGTTCTGGAGCGTCTGCTTGGGATTTTCCGTCTTCAGGAGCGGCCGGGTATCGCGCTTGTTGACCCGCTCCCAGAGCACGTCAAGTTCGGCATTGAGCCAGATCGTCAGGCCACCCTTCTTGATCTGTCGGCGCGAGCGCTCGTTGATATAGGCACCGCCGCCCGTCGAGACCACGCGCGGCCCGCTGCGCAAAAGCCGTTTCAGCACCCGCGTTTCCAGCGCCCGGAACTCCTCCTCGCCGTAGCGGGCGAAGAGGTCGCTGATCGTCATGCGCGAAACGCGCTCGATCTCGTGGTCGGAATCGACGAAAGGTATGCCGAGCGCCTGGGCGGTCAATCGTCCGATTGCCGACTTGCCGGCGCCCATGAGGCCTATGAACACGAGATTGCGTTTACCGAGTACAAGCTTCGCCCGCTCGGCAAGCGTTGCGGAAACCGGTTCGATCACGTCGTTCATTGGACTTCTTATTCCCCATTCCCTTTCGGTATCGACAAATCGGGGTGTAGCGTCAAGTCGTCGCGCGCGTCCGCTCACGGTTCTTGAACTCGGCCGAAGCGGCGTTCATATAGGTCTGGCACCCGCCATCGCGCCCGCGTGTTCATTCGAACGCGTCAACAGCGCTGGCCGTTTGAACGCCTGCATGCGTATCCTGGTCTCCGCTTCGATCCAAGGGCACATGCAGAGGAGATTGAAATGCCGACCCTATTCCGGTTCCTGTTCTTCTGCGTCGTTATCGCCGGAATAGTCTACGGCACGATGGTCTCTCTCGTCACCTTCGTCGAGCCCGTAGAGCGGGACGTGACCGTGAAAATCCCGTCCGAGCGGGTGAACAAGGCCCAATGAGCGATCTTTCCGCAGCCCATGTCGAGGCCTTCCTCGAAATGATGAGCGCCGAGCGCGGTGCTGCGGTCAACACGCTGCAATCCTATGAGCGTGACCTGGAGGATGCCGCCTCGCACCTGCGCACGCTCGGAACCGGGCTGACGGCGGCAACCCCGGACGACCTTCGAACCTACCTCGCGCATCTCTCGGGCCAGGGTTTCAAGCCCTCCTCACAGGCACGACGCCTCTCGGCGCTGCGGCAATTCTACAAGTTCCTCTACGCCGAAGGCATGCGCGGCGACGATCCGACCGGCATCCTCGACGCCCCGAAGAAGGGGCGCAGCCTGCCGAAGACGCTGAGCGTCGATGACGTCTCCCGGCTGATCGGCCAGGCAGAGACCGAAGCCGCCGCTGGCGGCCAGGATCGCCTCGCAAAGTTGCGCATGCATGCGCTGATCGAACTGCTCTATGCCACCGGCATGCGTGTCAGCGAGCTGGTCTCCCTTCCTGCAAGTGTGCTTCAGCAGAACGGCCGCTTCCTGGTCGTCCGCGGCAAGGGCAACAAAGAGCGGCTTGTACCGCTCTCGCAAGCGGCGATCCGGGCGATGCGGGCCTACGGCGAGGCGCTCGCCGAGGAGATGGCGAGGCAAGAGGCAGGCGGCCGCGAAAGTCCGTGGCTCTTCCCCTCCTCCGGCAAGCAAGGCTTCCTGCCGCGCCAGGTTTTTGCGCGCGATCTGAAATCGCTCGCCGCCCGCGCCGGCATAAGGGTCGCCACGATCTCCCCGCACGTGCTGCGCCATGCCTTTGCCAGCCACCTGCTCGCCAATGGCGCCGACCTTCGGGCCGTGCAGGAACTGCTGGGACATTCGGACATTTCAACGACACAAATCTATACGCATGTGCTGGAAGAACGGCTGCACAACCTCGTGCAAAACCATCACCCTCTTGCCAAACAGGCGAAAAAACAGGATTAGGACGGCCGGGCACGCTGGTTTCGGCCCGCTGGCCCTTGTCGCAAAATGATCGGAAACGCATCTCATGCACAACTATCTCGATTTCGAAAAACCCATCTCCGACCTCGAAGGCAAGATTCTCGAATTGAAGAAGCTCGCCGGCGAAGACGAGAGCGTGAACACTTCGGATGAGATCGAACGCCTGGAGACGCGCGTCCGCGACGCGATGGTCGAGATCTATTCCAAGCTGACGCCCTGGCAGAAGACCCAGGTCGCCCGTCACCCGTCGCGCCCGCACTTCCTGGATTACGCTGCCGAGCTCTTCACCGAGTTCACGCCGCTTGCCGGCGACCGCAACTTCGCCAACGATGACGCCATCCAGGCCGGCCTTGCGCGTTTTCGCGGCATGCCGGTCGCCGTTCTCGGCCAAGAAAAGGGCAACGACACCAAGTCGCGCATCAAGCACAATTTCGGCAGTCCCCGTCCTGAAGGTTACCGCAAGGCAATCCGCGTCATGGAAATGGCCGATCGCTTCGGCCTGCCGCTGATCACGCTGGTCGATACCGCAGGTGCCTACCCGGGCGTCGGCGCCGAGGAACGCGGCCAGGCGGAAGCGATTGCCCGCTCGACCGAGATGTGCCTCAACGTACGCGTGCCGATCGTCACCGTCGTCATCGGCGAAGGCGGCTCCGGCGGCGCGATCGCGATCGCCACCGGCAACCGCGTCTACATGCTGGAGCACGCGATCTACAGCGTCATATCGCCGGAAGGCGCTGCCTCGATCCTGTGGCGCGATTCCACCCGCGCCAAGGAAGCGGCCAGCAACATGAAGATCACGTCTGAGGATCTGAAGGCGCTCGGCGTCATCGACGGCGTCATTCAGGAGCCGGTCGGCGGCGCGCACCGCGATCCGAACGCGGTCATCGGCCGCACCGGCACTGTCATCGCCGACGCGCTGAAGGAGCTTTCCGGACGCAGCGGCGACCAGTTGCGCACGGATCGCCGGCAGAAGTACCTCAATATCGGCCGCAACCTCTAAGCTGGAACGGGATGCGGGCAGGTAATCCCTCGCCCTCTGTCCCCTCTCGCCTTTGATGGTTCGCGATTGCGCAAGCGGATTTCGCAACCGCAAATCGGAGTGTGGCCAAATCTTGGCCATATTCATGAGGTCATGAACAGCGCATCGGCAGGGACGCCCTGCAGGGTTAAGAATTCGTGAAGTATAATCGCTTAGTGATTCTCTAAAGAGCCCACCTCCGCGGACAAGGGCTCTCCTAGTCGAGTTTGGGTTTGAACGGGCCTCTGCTGATGCGTTTCTGGAACCTTGTAGCTTCCGCCGCCATTGTCGCCGCGCTTGCCGGCTGCACCAATGAAGCGCTGGACACGACGACATCGGTCGACATCAAGTCCGTCAAGAACAAGACCGAATACCAGGTCTCTGCTCCGATGGTCAAAAAGATGAGCGAACTCGGGATGCAGAAGCAGGCCCCGATCGCGCTGCGCATCTTCAAGGAAGAGGGTACGCTCGAAGTCTGGAAGGCCAACACCGCCAACCGCTTCCAGCTGCTGAAGACTTACAAGATCTGCGCATGGTCCGGAAAGCTTGGCCCCAAGGTGAAGGAAGGCGACCGTCAGGCGCCGGAAGGCTTCTACCCGCTCTTCCCGCACCAGATGAACCCCAACTCGAACTATTATCTGGCCATCAACACCGGCTATCCCAACGCCTTCGACAAGGCCAATGGCCGTCAGGGAACGCACCTGATGATCCACGGCGCCTGCTCGTCGTCGGGCTGCTACTCCATGACCGACGAGCAGATGATCGAGATTTTCGCGCTCGCGCGGGATAGCTTCAAGGGCGGCCAGGAAAGCGTTCAGCTCCAGGCCTTCCCCTTCCGCATGACCGCGGAAAACATGGCGCGCCACCGAGACAACCCGAACATCGACTTCTGGAAGATGCTGAAGGTCGGCTACGACCAGTTCGAGGTCACCAAGCGTCCGCCTGAAGTCAAGGTCTGCGAGAAGAAGTACGTCTTCAACCAGCAGGCCTCCAGCCCGTTCAATCCGAGTGGCCAGTGCCCGGCCATGTCGACGCCGCCCGCCTTGCAGGTGGCGATGGCAAGCTTCGAGAAGAGCTACCAGACCGACTACGACAAGGCCATGAAGAAGTATGACGGCATGGTCTGGTACGAGCCGAGCGAAGCCGAGCGCAAGGCGATCGTCGCCAAGCAGCGCGTCGGCCGCGAACTCGCCTATGCGCCGACCGGCAACTCCCTTGACGCAGGCAAGATGATGAAGGCGAGCGATCTCGAGAAGAAGATCGCCCTGCAAAAGGAAGCGGAAGAAACCAAGCAGGCCGTCGAGATCCAGAAGAAGGAGTTCGAAAAGGCGACCGACGGCGGCAAGCACGTCCCGGTCCCGGCCGCCAACCCGATCCCGCAGCTGGTGATGCAGGCGGCCGTCGAGCCCGAGAAGAAATCCTTCTGGAGCCTGTTCTCGAAGAGCGAGCCTGAGTTGCAGATGCCCGCACCGGTCGTCGTGACGCCGGATCAACCGGCAAGCGGACAGCAAGCCGCCGTTCCGCCGCAGGCACAGGAGCCGGCAAAGACGACGAAACAGGCACGTGCTGCAGCGCCCGCATCTGCCGAGCAGCAGACGGCCGCAGTTGCAGCGGCACCGGCACCCGATGCGGTGGCGGAAACGCCTGTCCTCACCGAAGAGCCGCCGAAGAAGCGCCCCTTCTGGAAGATCTGGGGCAAGTGATGCCTGACGAGACCAGGATCATCTACGACCTCAGGGGGCTTAAGTGCCCCCTTCCCGTTTTGAAGACGCGCAAGCGCATGGCCTCGCTGGCCCCGGGCGCATTGCTGGAGATCGAGACGACAGATCCTCTGGCGGTGATCGATATCCCACATTTCTGCAACGAGGACGGCCACACGCTCGAAGAGGCGGCGCCCGCCGACGGCGGCCACCGGTTCCTCATCCGTAAGGGCGCCTGAGACGCCCCGAGCCACCACGCAGCTTGGCGAGTTTTGTGCCGTCGCAACTCCGGACGGAAAACCGCTTCGCACTTTTCCTGGAGTTTGGTCGAAAGCGGGCGCAACTCCAGACAGAAAACCGCTTCGCACTTTTCCTGGAGCTTGGCCGAAAGCGGGCGCAACTCCGGACAGAAAACCGCTTCGCACTTTTCCTGGAGTTGCTTAGAACCGCATGCCGGGCACAGCGAGCGGGTTGTCGGAGAGTGCCTGCGCATCCGGCCGGTCGATACGCGGCTTGCCGGTAA is a window from the Ensifer adhaerens genome containing:
- a CDS encoding HlyC/CorC family transporter, with the translated sequence MTGEAFIAFLAEYWLSILSVFGLLVLSAFFSGSETALTAASRSRMHTLENNGEERAGVVNRLIERRDRLIGTLLIGNSLVNILASSLTTSLLIGLFGDSGVAIATLALTVLLVIFSEVLPKSWAIASPDRFALAVAPLVRPFVAIVGPVSSLVNGIVRRLLNLFGVNLAADMSMLSAHEELRGAVDFLHREGSVIKADRDRLGGVLDLGELEVSDIMIHRTSMRAINAEEPPEVCVRDILESPFTRLPLWRGSTDNIIGVVHSKDLLRALAEPNVEPENLDIVKIAQKPWFVPDTTNLKDQLNAFLRRKLHLAIVVDEYGQVQGLVTLEDILEEIVGDIADEHDLDIQGVRQEADGSIVVDGSVPIRDLNRALDWSLPDEEATTVAGLVIHESKSIPEERQAFTFHGKRFIVMKRVKNRITKLRIRPAEDGAAPTA
- the xerD gene encoding site-specific tyrosine recombinase XerD, whose translation is MSDLSAAHVEAFLEMMSAERGAAVNTLQSYERDLEDAASHLRTLGTGLTAATPDDLRTYLAHLSGQGFKPSSQARRLSALRQFYKFLYAEGMRGDDPTGILDAPKKGRSLPKTLSVDDVSRLIGQAETEAAAGGQDRLAKLRMHALIELLYATGMRVSELVSLPASVLQQNGRFLVVRGKGNKERLVPLSQAAIRAMRAYGEALAEEMARQEAGGRESPWLFPSSGKQGFLPRQVFARDLKSLAARAGIRVATISPHVLRHAFASHLLANGADLRAVQELLGHSDISTTQIYTHVLEERLHNLVQNHHPLAKQAKKQD
- a CDS encoding sulfurtransferase TusA family protein; protein product: MPDETRIIYDLRGLKCPLPVLKTRKRMASLAPGALLEIETTDPLAVIDIPHFCNEDGHTLEEAAPADGGHRFLIRKGA
- the aroB gene encoding 3-dehydroquinate synthase; this encodes MNSHVAPAAERKVRVDLGDRSYDILIGPGLIAAAGQEIAARLKGRKMAVITDENVAPRYLEPLMASLKGRDIDAVSLVLPAGEKTKSYEHLITVCETVLGARIERNDAVIALGGGVIGDLTGFAAGIARRGSRFIQIPTSLLAQVDSSVGGKTGINSPHGKNLIGVFHQPDLVLADTDVLDTLSEREFRAGYAEVAKYGLIDKPDFFAWLEKNWQAVFAGGAARIEAIAVSCQAKADVVAADERENGLRALLNLGHTFGHALEAATEYDSARLVHGEGVSIGMVLAHQFSARMNLASPDDAARVETHLKTVGLPTRMSEIPGILPPAERLMDAIAQDKKVKGGKLTFILTRGVGQSFVADDVPASEVLSFLREKHPQ
- a CDS encoding acetyl-CoA carboxylase carboxyltransferase subunit alpha, translating into MHNYLDFEKPISDLEGKILELKKLAGEDESVNTSDEIERLETRVRDAMVEIYSKLTPWQKTQVARHPSRPHFLDYAAELFTEFTPLAGDRNFANDDAIQAGLARFRGMPVAVLGQEKGNDTKSRIKHNFGSPRPEGYRKAIRVMEMADRFGLPLITLVDTAGAYPGVGAEERGQAEAIARSTEMCLNVRVPIVTVVIGEGGSGGAIAIATGNRVYMLEHAIYSVISPEGAASILWRDSTRAKEAASNMKITSEDLKALGVIDGVIQEPVGGAHRDPNAVIGRTGTVIADALKELSGRSGDQLRTDRRQKYLNIGRNL
- a CDS encoding L,D-transpeptidase family protein is translated as MRFWNLVASAAIVAALAGCTNEALDTTTSVDIKSVKNKTEYQVSAPMVKKMSELGMQKQAPIALRIFKEEGTLEVWKANTANRFQLLKTYKICAWSGKLGPKVKEGDRQAPEGFYPLFPHQMNPNSNYYLAINTGYPNAFDKANGRQGTHLMIHGACSSSGCYSMTDEQMIEIFALARDSFKGGQESVQLQAFPFRMTAENMARHRDNPNIDFWKMLKVGYDQFEVTKRPPEVKVCEKKYVFNQQASSPFNPSGQCPAMSTPPALQVAMASFEKSYQTDYDKAMKKYDGMVWYEPSEAERKAIVAKQRVGRELAYAPTGNSLDAGKMMKASDLEKKIALQKEAEETKQAVEIQKKEFEKATDGGKHVPVPAANPIPQLVMQAAVEPEKKSFWSLFSKSEPELQMPAPVVVTPDQPASGQQAAVPPQAQEPAKTTKQARAAAPASAEQQTAAVAAAPAPDAVAETPVLTEEPPKKRPFWKIWGK
- a CDS encoding shikimate kinase, whose translation is MNDVIEPVSATLAERAKLVLGKRNLVFIGLMGAGKSAIGRLTAQALGIPFVDSDHEIERVSRMTISDLFARYGEEEFRALETRVLKRLLRSGPRVVSTGGGAYINERSRRQIKKGGLTIWLNAELDVLWERVNKRDTRPLLKTENPKQTLQNLMNARYPIYSEADLTVLSRDVKKETMVEDVLTAVIEYQDKRNHE
- a CDS encoding BolA family protein, which codes for MSLTETIEKKLIEAFHPERLMVINESHMHAGHQPGFDGSGESHMRVRIVSSAFTGMSRVARHRAINDLLKPELDAGLHALAVEPAAPGEATRW